A genomic segment from bacterium encodes:
- a CDS encoding CCA tRNA nucleotidyltransferase, protein MGNPPIIQPPAQVLELLLRLAKAGHEAFLVGGALRDVLLGRSVQDWDIATSASPSEVCALFPKVILTGARHGTVTVRLGGLNIEVTTFKGNSLMEDLSHRDFTMDAMAYDPHTCRLLDPHNGRADLEARLLRGVGEASQRIAEDPLRALRAVRLAAELELSWDEQLLSALREAGPELRRVALERIKQELERILLVPRPSESLELLMDMGLMREVLPELKQPDSPAHLSWLFKTVDLVPARAALRWAALLLGLENDYSSLLGEGPKEWLGSRAKEVLLRLRASRKQAEHTARIIHYHAFEHLDPGQEGRVRTLIFQAGTHVVEDAILLRKASLEAAGASTEVLSSMERLLEKVREILWDPEALRKLRLVLTGRDVMKILGLPSGPKIGQILAQMQKAVLLEPHLNQREALSRFLLEKVGSPPKSGSPVHED, encoded by the coding sequence ATGGGGAATCCACCCATTATCCAGCCTCCAGCTCAAGTTCTGGAATTGCTTCTGAGACTCGCAAAGGCGGGACACGAGGCTTTTTTGGTGGGAGGGGCACTGAGAGATGTTCTCTTGGGCAGGTCTGTCCAAGACTGGGACATTGCCACCAGCGCCTCCCCTTCAGAGGTTTGCGCCCTGTTCCCCAAAGTGATCCTCACAGGGGCACGCCATGGCACTGTCACCGTAAGGCTGGGTGGGCTCAACATAGAGGTCACCACCTTCAAAGGCAATTCCTTGATGGAAGATCTTTCTCACAGGGATTTTACCATGGATGCCATGGCCTACGATCCTCACACGTGCCGCCTTCTGGACCCCCACAATGGAAGGGCGGATCTGGAGGCAAGACTCTTGAGGGGGGTGGGAGAGGCCTCTCAGAGGATCGCTGAAGATCCCCTGAGGGCCTTGAGGGCTGTTCGTCTGGCAGCCGAGCTTGAGCTTAGTTGGGATGAGCAACTTCTCTCTGCCCTCAGGGAAGCAGGACCAGAATTAAGAAGAGTTGCCCTGGAGCGGATCAAACAGGAATTGGAGAGGATACTTCTTGTTCCAAGGCCTTCGGAGAGCTTGGAACTTTTGATGGATATGGGCCTCATGAGGGAAGTCCTACCGGAGCTGAAGCAACCCGATAGCCCAGCCCATCTGTCGTGGCTCTTCAAGACCGTGGATCTTGTGCCTGCTCGGGCAGCTCTGAGATGGGCAGCTTTGCTCTTGGGTTTGGAAAATGACTACTCTTCCTTGCTTGGAGAAGGTCCCAAGGAATGGCTCGGCTCTAGGGCCAAGGAAGTGCTCTTGAGGCTGCGGGCTAGCCGGAAGCAGGCAGAGCATACGGCCAGAATAATCCACTACCATGCCTTTGAGCACTTGGATCCAGGGCAGGAAGGCCGTGTGCGCACACTGATCTTTCAGGCCGGGACTCATGTGGTGGAGGATGCAATACTTCTTCGAAAGGCCAGCCTAGAGGCTGCAGGAGCGAGCACTGAAGTGCTGTCTTCTATGGAGAGACTTCTGGAGAAGGTAAGAGAAATCCTGTGGGATCCTGAGGCACTCAGGAAGTTGCGGCTGGTGTTGACAGGAAGGGATGTGATGAAGATCCTGGGACTTCCATCTGGCCCCAAGATAGGTCAAATACTGGCCCAGATGCAAAAGGCCGTACTGCTAGAGCCCCATCTGAATCAGAGGGAAGCCCTCAGCAGGTTCCTTCTGGAGAAGGTAGGAAGCCCGCCCAAGTCAGGCAGCCCTGTTCATGAAGATTAA
- a CDS encoding TIGR01212 family radical SAM protein (This family includes YhcC from E. coli K-12, an uncharacterized radical SAM protein.), giving the protein MCSHRYRDLSGFLRERFGFKVRKIPLDAGLGCPNRDSTLGGQGCVYCDVSGSGTGAWSRGLGITQQIQSYLQAPRRGKVKGYLAYFQSFTNTYAPLEVLRALYREAMAFPEVVGLCIGTRPDCLDDDVLDLLSEINARVMLWLELGLQSAHDETLRKIGRGHSFQTFKEAVERASQRDILVCTHLILGLPGEGMEHVRATAKRISPLPIHGLKLHGLYVVKGTQMESLYKEGLYEPWSLEQYADGVCDVLELIPREWVIHRLCSDPDPRNLLAPSWMLDKQSTLQRIHARMLERNTWQGRLCINDPGQVSLTPC; this is encoded by the coding sequence TTGTGCTCCCATCGTTACAGAGATCTGAGCGGTTTCTTGCGAGAGAGATTTGGTTTCAAGGTTCGCAAGATACCCCTGGATGCTGGCCTTGGTTGTCCTAATCGAGACTCCACATTGGGCGGCCAAGGCTGCGTGTATTGTGATGTCTCGGGCTCGGGAACCGGAGCCTGGAGCCGCGGACTGGGAATCACCCAGCAGATCCAATCATATCTTCAGGCTCCTCGCAGGGGTAAAGTCAAAGGATACCTGGCCTACTTCCAATCCTTTACAAACACGTACGCTCCCCTGGAGGTTCTGAGGGCTCTTTACCGAGAGGCCATGGCCTTTCCAGAAGTGGTGGGCTTGTGCATAGGCACCAGGCCGGACTGTTTGGATGATGATGTCTTGGATCTCCTATCTGAGATAAATGCTCGGGTGATGCTCTGGTTGGAGCTGGGGCTACAGAGCGCCCATGATGAGACCCTGAGAAAAATTGGCAGAGGACACAGTTTCCAAACATTCAAAGAGGCTGTTGAGCGGGCAAGTCAGAGGGACATTCTTGTGTGCACCCATCTGATTCTGGGACTTCCGGGGGAGGGTATGGAGCATGTGCGGGCCACTGCCAAAAGGATCTCCCCTTTGCCCATCCATGGTCTCAAGCTTCATGGGCTTTATGTGGTGAAGGGCACGCAGATGGAATCCCTTTATAAGGAGGGCTTATATGAGCCTTGGAGTCTTGAGCAGTACGCCGATGGGGTCTGCGATGTGCTGGAGTTGATCCCCCGGGAGTGGGTGATCCACAGGCTTTGCTCTGATCCTGATCCCAGAAACCTTTTAGCTCCATCTTGGATGCTGGACAAGCAAAGCACATTGCAAAGGATTCATGCACGCATGTTGGAGAGAAATACCTGGCAGGGAAGACTGTGCATAAATGATCCGGGTCAGGTCAGTCTCACTCCTTGCTGA